TGGCCGATCATGTCAAAGGAGGCCCGTCCGGAAACCCCTTCTTCGCCACCAAAGGCTTCTTGGCCGAAACCGGAGATGTGGCAGATGACCAGTTTAGGATTAGCTTCCAGCATTTCATCATCGTCAATGCCTAATTTCTTCAACCACACCATGTTGTCCATGAAGATGTCGACTTCTTTGATCAGGTCGAGGAAAACCGCCTTGGCGTCTTCATTGTTGAGGTTGGATTCTAGGGTAATACTTAAACGGTTCCGCGCGTCTTGCATCCAGCCGTTAGACACCTTGGTTTTCTTAGAGAAAGGCGCCAACATCCGCAGCGAGTCCCCCATACCGGGACGTTCGATTTGGATAAATTCAGCCCCTAAGTCAGCTAAGAGGTTACCGGCATGTGGCATGGCCACAATGGATCCTAAACCGAGGATTCTCACGCCATGTAAGGGACCGTATTCAGGAATTAAGTCTTTACGTGTTTCAGTCATGCTTTATCTTCCTCCTTGGATGATTTTTGCTTTTTTAAAATGATAAGGCTAGGTCAAAAGTCCTAGTTTCTCTTCAAAACGTGTTCCAAGCGCAGAGCAAGCGTCCGCTTCAGAAAATGACGACAAATTCTCTTTGATAATTTTACGCCCTTTTCTTCCAGCGGTCTTGCTCTTTGTCGCGCTTGTCACACTCTCTTCTTTAGATTTTTTTATCCGCCAAAGCATCGATGACTTCGTTAGCTTCTTGGAAGATGGATTCGATAATTTCTTTGACCGGGCGGACTTCATGGATTAAGCCAGCAATTTGCCCGTAAGTCACGATTTCTTCCTTCACATCACCGTCTGCAGCAGCCTTAGTCAGGGATGGAATGGTGTAGGCCTCAATGCCTTTAACATCTACATCGGGATCCATATCCATGTCGTGGTGCTTCTTAGCAGCAGCGTTCTTTTCAATCCGGATAGGTGCCCCAGTCATGGACCCAGATACAAAGGTGGCGGTGTCGTTAGCGTCAACGATGGCTTGTTTGTAGTTGTCATGGATAGGTGCTTCGGTAGAAGCTACGAGGACAGTTCCGACTTGGACGCCGTCAGCGCCTAGGGCATAGGCAGCCGCTAAACCGTGGCCGTCTGCAATCCCACCTGCTGCAATAACAGGCACATGGTCAACGGCTTCAACGGCTTGACGGGTCAGGGTCATGGTGGTCGCTTGACCCACGTGACCTCCTGCTTCCATCCCTTCAACGACTACGCCGTCAGCGCCAGCATCTTCTACCTTGCGAGCTACCCGGGCACTTGGCACCACTGGGAAGATCTTAGCGCCCGCTTCATGAATCATGTCGATGAAAGGTACAGGGTCCCCCGCACCGGTAGTAAAGAATTTCACGCCTTCATCAATCAGGACTTCCAGCACTTCTTTAGCGTTACCAGAAATAATAGCCACATTGGCTCCGAAAGGTTTGTCGGTTAATTCGCGCGTCTTTTGAACGGCTTCACGGATCTTGGCTTCGTCT
The nucleotide sequence above comes from Aerococcus urinae. Encoded proteins:
- a CDS encoding NAD(P)H-dependent flavin oxidoreductase codes for the protein MTDVCEMLGIKYPIFCGAMGGISRPELVAAVSNAGGMGILMTAGMKDEAKIREAVQKTRELTDKPFGANVAIISGNAKEVLEVLIDEGVKFFTTGAGDPVPFIDMIHEAGAKIFPVVPSARVARKVEDAGADGVVVEGMEAGGHVGQATTMTLTRQAVEAVDHVPVIAAGGIADGHGLAAAYALGADGVQVGTVLVASTEAPIHDNYKQAIVDANDTATFVSGSMTGAPIRIEKNAAAKKHHDMDMDPDVDVKGIEAYTIPSLTKAAADGDVKEEIVTYGQIAGLIHEVRPVKEIIESIFQEANEVIDALADKKI